Proteins from one Terriglobia bacterium genomic window:
- a CDS encoding NAD-dependent epimerase/dehydratase family protein, translating into MKAFVTGATGFVGSHVARALAGQGADLRLLVRSGSKLDNLAGLNAETVVGDLREPASLKGAMQGCEFVFHVAADYRIWVRDPEEMYKANVEGTKAVIQAAQESGVRRVIYCSSVATMGFTASGQIVDEATPVSLDDMVGPYKRSKFMAEQIALEAGRRGGNVVVVNPTTPIGEQDIKPTPTGRIVVDFLKRKFPAYVDTGLNLADVKEVARGHVLAMEKARPGERYILGGENLTLKQILDKLAALTGLPSPTMKVPHAVAMGFAALDQFFVGTVMGKEPRATIDAVKMGRKIMFASSAKAERELGYKVLPVEDALRRAIDWFQTHGYVQAAPQAAAVRA; encoded by the coding sequence ATGAAGGCCTTCGTCACAGGAGCCACGGGATTTGTGGGCAGCCACGTTGCACGCGCGCTGGCTGGCCAGGGCGCGGACTTGCGCCTTCTCGTCCGCTCCGGCAGCAAACTGGACAATCTTGCCGGCCTCAACGCTGAGACCGTCGTCGGCGACCTGCGTGAACCCGCGTCGCTCAAGGGAGCTATGCAAGGCTGCGAATTCGTGTTCCACGTTGCGGCCGACTATCGCATATGGGTGCGCGATCCGGAGGAGATGTACAAAGCCAACGTGGAAGGCACCAAGGCCGTGATCCAGGCCGCGCAAGAAAGCGGCGTACGACGCGTGATCTACTGCAGTTCGGTGGCGACCATGGGCTTTACCGCCAGCGGCCAGATCGTGGATGAAGCCACACCGGTGTCGCTCGATGACATGGTGGGGCCTTACAAGCGGTCCAAGTTCATGGCGGAGCAGATTGCGCTGGAAGCCGGACGCCGCGGCGGCAACGTGGTGGTGGTGAATCCCACCACGCCCATCGGCGAGCAGGACATCAAGCCCACGCCCACCGGCCGCATCGTGGTTGATTTTCTCAAGCGCAAATTTCCCGCCTACGTGGACACCGGCCTGAACCTGGCGGACGTGAAAGAAGTTGCGCGCGGACATGTGCTGGCCATGGAGAAAGCCAGGCCGGGCGAGCGCTACATCCTGGGCGGCGAGAACCTCACGCTCAAGCAGATTCTGGACAAGTTGGCTGCATTGACCGGCTTGCCTTCGCCGACGATGAAAGTGCCGCACGCCGTGGCCATGGGATTTGCGGCGCTGGACCAATTTTTCGTCGGAACCGTGATGGGCAAAGAGCCGCGGGCCACGATTGACGCGGTAAAGATGGGGCGCAAGATTATGTTTGCGTCGTCGGCCAAAGCGGAGCGCGAACTTGGCTACAAGGTTCTTCCGGTGGAAGACGCGCTGCGTCGGGCGATCGACTGGTTCCAAACACATGGATATGTGCAGGCGGCCCCGCAAGCCGCGGCGGTGCGCGCATGA
- a CDS encoding HigA family addiction module antidote protein codes for MAKTKRGPQKLPPIHPGEILLEDYMKPLGLSAHRLAMALHVPATRMTEIVHGRRSITADTAVRLGRYFKTTARFWLNLQTAYDLEIIEDETLARIESEVRPQA; via the coding sequence ATGGCCAAGACGAAGCGAGGACCGCAAAAATTGCCCCCCATCCACCCCGGCGAAATCTTGCTGGAGGACTACATGAAGCCGCTTGGTCTCTCAGCGCATCGTTTGGCGATGGCCCTCCATGTGCCCGCAACCCGGATGACGGAGATCGTCCATGGCCGGCGATCCATTACAGCAGATACCGCCGTTCGCCTGGGACGATATTTCAAGACCACTGCGCGTTTCTGGCTCAACCTCCAGACCGCGTATGACTTGGAAATAATTGAAGATGAGACGCTCGCCCGCATTGAGAGTGAAGTGAGACCCCAGGCCTGA
- the hpnH gene encoding adenosyl-hopene transferase HpnH — MPVPISQMWTVASYVLKQKLAGRKRYPLVLMLEPLFRCNLACAGCGKIQYPAHILKKELSPEECFKAVEECGAPMVSIPGGEPLMHSQIDKIVEGLVARKKYIYLCTNALLLKEKLDLFKPSKYLTFSVHVDGEREHHDFSVCREGGYELAIEGMREALKRGFRVTTNTTLFDGADPSSVRAHFDQMMELGVEGMMLSPGYSYDKAPDQKHFLGKARTKRLFRAILSNRKKTWQFNQSTLFLEYLMGEREYTCTPWGMPTYNIFGWQKPCYLLQDGYADTFSELMEATAWNEYGTESGNPKCANCMVHSGYEASAVDDGFGSLRGFMAMVRATLFTAHRDEGALRLLDEPVKPVHSYNPLVQIEATASDLEETRA, encoded by the coding sequence TTGCCGGTACCAATTTCCCAGATGTGGACGGTCGCGAGCTACGTGCTTAAACAAAAGCTCGCGGGACGCAAGCGCTATCCGCTGGTGCTGATGCTGGAGCCGCTGTTCCGCTGCAACCTGGCGTGCGCCGGCTGCGGCAAGATCCAATATCCGGCCCACATCCTCAAGAAGGAACTGTCTCCCGAAGAGTGCTTCAAGGCGGTGGAAGAGTGTGGCGCGCCCATGGTCTCCATCCCCGGCGGCGAGCCGCTGATGCATTCGCAGATTGACAAGATTGTGGAAGGCCTGGTGGCCCGCAAGAAATACATCTATCTGTGCACCAACGCGCTGCTGCTGAAAGAAAAGCTTGACCTGTTCAAGCCCAGCAAGTACCTCACGTTTTCCGTGCACGTGGATGGCGAACGCGAACACCATGATTTCTCCGTGTGCCGCGAAGGCGGATACGAATTGGCCATCGAAGGCATGCGCGAAGCGCTGAAACGCGGCTTCCGAGTAACGACGAACACGACGCTCTTTGACGGCGCCGATCCCAGCAGCGTCCGGGCCCATTTTGACCAGATGATGGAACTGGGCGTGGAGGGCATGATGCTCTCGCCCGGCTACTCTTACGACAAAGCTCCCGACCAGAAACATTTCCTGGGCAAAGCGCGCACCAAACGGCTGTTCCGGGCCATCTTGTCTAACCGCAAAAAGACGTGGCAGTTCAACCAGTCCACTTTGTTTCTGGAATACCTGATGGGCGAACGCGAATACACCTGCACGCCCTGGGGCATGCCCACCTACAACATCTTCGGCTGGCAGAAGCCCTGCTACCTGCTCCAAGACGGCTACGCTGATACCTTCAGCGAGCTCATGGAAGCGACCGCCTGGAACGAGTACGGCACTGAGTCGGGCAATCCCAAGTGCGCCAACTGCATGGTGCACAGCGGATACGAAGCGTCCGCGGTGGACGACGGCTTTGGTTCACTGCGCGGCTTTATGGCCATGGTCCGGGCCACGCTGTTCACCGCGCATCGCGACGAAGGCGCCCTGCGGCTGCTGGACGAGCCGGTGAAGCCGGTGCACAGCTACAATCCGCTGGTGCAGATTGAAGCGACGGCGAGTGATCTTGAGGAGACCCGGGCATGA
- the recN gene encoding DNA repair protein RecN encodes MLLELRVENYAVIDSLAVEFAPGLNLLTGETGAGKSILIDALSLLLGDKASSDMIRHGAEKAVVSGVFDAEEKAIKKILEANGLESSDLEDGHIIIKREIAAGGKGRVFVNNQPATVALLRQLAPMLASIHAQNETILAFDGPARLSLLDAYAGHDLYELGEKYAAWAAIRDRIAEFERDEQDRLRMADLWSFQKKEIESAHLMPGEDQKLETEKRVLANAEKLYSGAMAAYELLYEADSSVLANLSAARKHLEELARFDPKFQESLTALLGARAAIEDVSATARDYAEGIDASPERLAQVEDRLASMDLLKRKYGGTVDEVIAYGEEVARKLNELENREDVLRDLKKQLDSAAAAYLTLAQAVSKRRYATAKDLQKLVEAEINQLAMKAQFKIEVSGSDDRENWTASGFDSVVYLISPNPGEPLRPVEKIASGGELSRVMLALKATVESGKKSKSAAQRTLVFDEIDTGIGGRAAEAVGKKLKALAKANQVLCITHLPQIASFADHHYLIEKREVAGRARTLVRPLSDEERTEEIARMLSGAKLTETSRQHAEQLLKANG; translated from the coding sequence TTGCTCCTCGAACTGCGCGTTGAAAACTATGCGGTGATTGACAGCCTGGCGGTGGAGTTTGCGCCGGGGCTGAACCTGCTTACCGGCGAGACCGGCGCCGGCAAATCCATCCTGATTGACGCGCTGTCACTTCTTCTGGGCGACAAAGCTTCTTCGGACATGATTCGCCACGGCGCGGAGAAAGCTGTGGTCAGCGGTGTGTTTGACGCGGAAGAAAAAGCCATCAAAAAGATTCTGGAAGCCAACGGTCTTGAGTCGAGCGACCTGGAAGACGGCCACATCATCATTAAGCGCGAAATAGCCGCCGGGGGAAAGGGACGCGTGTTCGTCAACAACCAGCCGGCGACGGTTGCTCTGCTGCGCCAACTGGCCCCGATGCTGGCGTCCATCCACGCGCAGAATGAAACGATTCTGGCCTTCGATGGCCCGGCCCGGCTCTCATTACTGGACGCGTACGCCGGCCACGATCTGTACGAACTAGGCGAAAAGTATGCTGCATGGGCCGCGATACGCGACCGCATCGCCGAATTTGAGCGCGACGAGCAGGACCGCCTTCGCATGGCCGACCTGTGGAGCTTCCAGAAAAAGGAAATCGAGTCAGCCCACCTCATGCCCGGCGAAGACCAGAAGCTGGAAACCGAGAAGCGCGTGCTGGCTAACGCGGAAAAACTTTACAGCGGCGCCATGGCCGCGTATGAGCTGCTGTATGAAGCCGATTCCTCCGTGCTGGCTAATCTTTCCGCCGCGCGCAAGCACCTGGAAGAACTGGCGCGTTTTGATCCCAAATTTCAAGAGTCGCTCACTGCGCTGCTGGGCGCCCGCGCGGCGATTGAGGACGTAAGCGCCACCGCGCGCGACTACGCCGAGGGTATTGACGCCTCGCCGGAGCGCCTGGCCCAGGTGGAAGACCGCCTGGCCTCGATGGACCTGCTCAAGCGCAAGTATGGCGGCACGGTGGATGAGGTCATCGCCTACGGAGAAGAAGTTGCGCGCAAACTCAACGAACTGGAAAATCGCGAAGACGTTCTGCGCGACCTGAAGAAGCAACTTGACTCCGCCGCTGCGGCGTATCTAACTCTGGCGCAAGCCGTCTCCAAGCGGCGCTACGCCACAGCCAAAGACCTGCAAAAGCTGGTGGAGGCGGAGATCAATCAGTTGGCCATGAAGGCCCAGTTCAAAATTGAAGTCTCCGGCAGCGACGATCGCGAGAACTGGACGGCCAGCGGCTTTGACAGCGTGGTTTATCTCATTTCTCCCAATCCGGGCGAGCCGCTGCGTCCGGTGGAGAAGATTGCTTCCGGCGGCGAACTTTCGCGCGTGATGCTGGCGCTGAAGGCCACGGTGGAGTCGGGTAAGAAAAGCAAGTCGGCGGCACAGAGGACCCTGGTCTTTGACGAGATTGACACCGGCATCGGCGGTCGCGCGGCGGAAGCCGTGGGCAAAAAACTCAAGGCCCTGGCCAAAGCCAACCAGGTCCTGTGCATCACCCACTTGCCGCAGATTGCGTCGTTTGCCGACCATCATTATTTGATTGAGAAGCGCGAAGTCGCGGGCCGGGCGCGGACGCTGGTCCGTCCGCTGAGCGACGAAGAACGCACGGAAGAAATTGCCCGCATGCTGAGCGGCGCCAAGTTAACGGAGACTTCGCGGCAACATGCCGAGCAGTTGCTGAAGGCGAATGGGTAA
- a CDS encoding phosphorylase — protein sequence MSCRVAIIAAMERELKPLIRGWALNILTAGGKPLVCYENRDTVAVFSGMGNKRAEQAARAVVERYRPQILVSAGVAGALIRSLKVGNVVLPNVIVDGATGIEYRCAVGGQVIGGGVLVSTFEIAGKASKAELVECFHALLVDMEAAGVAKVAMEKEVGFRCVKAISDEYDFAMPPLGRFVGPDGNFQTGAFARWVAVRPQYWAATLALGRNTRRAVRALCDWLGKNLDGLQAAKVVTLDGEFSNGRH from the coding sequence ATGAGCTGCCGGGTGGCCATCATAGCCGCGATGGAGCGTGAGTTGAAGCCTCTCATACGTGGCTGGGCCCTGAATATTCTGACCGCCGGCGGCAAGCCGCTGGTCTGCTATGAAAATCGCGACACCGTGGCTGTTTTCAGCGGCATGGGCAACAAGCGCGCGGAGCAAGCCGCGCGCGCGGTGGTGGAGCGCTACCGGCCGCAGATTCTGGTTTCTGCGGGCGTGGCCGGAGCGTTGATCCGCAGTCTGAAAGTCGGCAACGTGGTCCTGCCCAACGTGATTGTGGATGGCGCCACGGGCATCGAATATCGCTGCGCTGTCGGTGGACAGGTGATCGGCGGCGGTGTTCTGGTGAGCACGTTTGAAATCGCCGGCAAAGCATCCAAAGCGGAGTTGGTGGAATGCTTCCACGCGCTCCTGGTGGACATGGAGGCAGCCGGCGTGGCCAAGGTGGCCATGGAGAAGGAAGTGGGCTTCCGCTGCGTGAAGGCCATCTCCGACGAATACGACTTTGCCATGCCGCCGCTGGGCCGCTTTGTGGGCCCGGACGGAAATTTTCAGACGGGCGCGTTCGCCCGCTGGGTAGCGGTGCGTCCGCAGTATTGGGCGGCGACTCTGGCCCTGGGCCGCAACACGCGCCGGGCGGTGCGCGCGCTGTGCGACTGGCTGGGCAAGAACCTGGACGGCCTGCAGGCAGCCAAAGTTGTTACACTGGATGGAGAGTTCTCCAACGGGCGGCACTGA
- a CDS encoding zinc-binding dehydrogenase, with translation MTAAVLYGKEDVKIEKVPIPTLERGEVLVKVNVALTCGTDLKVFQRGYHARMIVPPALFGHELSGVIEEVAPDVRDFRRGMRVVALNSAPCGACFYCLKHQENLCEDLLFNNGAYAEYIKIPRRIVETNMLALPDDVTFESAAMTEPLACALRGLQETGADIGDTVTVIGAGSLGLMLMQVAKLTGCKVIAVVKRDEQVKSALYFGATDVVQTTKVKDPVDAIISATEGRGSDVVIEAVGRPQAWQWSVDMVRRGGVVNFFGGCATGTKVELDTNRMHYSELTLKATFHHTPETVRKAFSLIAEKKVKSTDYVTGEAPLSKLKQVLQQMLDRGSQIKTAIIPGH, from the coding sequence ATGACAGCGGCCGTCCTTTATGGCAAAGAGGACGTGAAAATCGAAAAAGTCCCCATTCCAACCCTGGAACGCGGCGAAGTGCTGGTCAAAGTCAACGTGGCGCTGACCTGCGGCACGGACCTGAAAGTGTTTCAGCGGGGCTATCACGCGCGCATGATTGTGCCGCCGGCGTTGTTCGGGCACGAGCTTTCCGGCGTGATCGAAGAAGTTGCTCCGGACGTGCGCGACTTCCGCCGTGGCATGCGCGTCGTGGCATTGAACTCCGCGCCTTGCGGCGCTTGCTTCTATTGCCTGAAACACCAGGAAAATCTCTGCGAAGATCTGCTGTTCAACAACGGCGCGTACGCCGAGTACATCAAGATTCCGCGCCGCATTGTTGAAACCAATATGCTGGCCCTGCCTGATGACGTGACGTTTGAATCTGCGGCCATGACCGAGCCGCTGGCGTGCGCGCTGCGCGGCCTGCAGGAGACAGGCGCGGACATCGGAGACACGGTGACGGTGATCGGCGCCGGTTCGCTGGGCCTGATGCTGATGCAGGTGGCCAAGCTGACCGGATGCAAAGTGATTGCCGTGGTCAAGCGCGATGAGCAAGTGAAATCAGCGCTCTACTTTGGCGCAACTGACGTGGTACAGACCACCAAGGTCAAGGACCCGGTGGACGCCATCATCAGCGCGACCGAAGGACGCGGTTCAGACGTGGTGATTGAAGCTGTGGGGCGTCCGCAGGCGTGGCAATGGTCGGTGGACATGGTGCGGCGCGGCGGCGTGGTGAATTTCTTTGGCGGATGCGCCACCGGCACCAAGGTGGAACTGGACACCAACCGCATGCACTATTCCGAGCTCACGCTCAAGGCTACGTTCCATCACACGCCGGAAACCGTGCGCAAAGCGTTCTCATTGATCGCGGAAAAGAAAGTGAAGAGCACTGACTACGTTACCGGGGAAGCGCCGCTTTCCAAACTCAAGCAGGTCTTGCAGCAGATGCTGGACCGTGGGAGCCAGATCAAGACCGCGATTATTCCCGGTCACTGA
- the ispH gene encoding 4-hydroxy-3-methylbut-2-enyl diphosphate reductase — MTVHEDKTLLLLKPRGFCAGVVRAIDIVRIALDQFGPPIYVRKEIVHNRYVVEELKAKGAIFVDEVSEVPDGMRLIYSAHGVAPSVRDASKLRNLKVIDATCPLVTKVHVEAVKYAKGGYSIILIGHHDHDEVVGTLGEAPDVTQVVGTAEEVADLQVPDPSRIAYITQTTLSLDETEDVIAALRKKFPLIEGPHAQDICYATQNRQTAVKDVADSADLLLVVGSENSSNSNRLVEVSTNLGTPSYLIDTADDIKAEWLTGVRTVALTAGASAPEVLVEQAVDFLKQKGFTNIREVEVMPENVRFGLPPEIVEAIAAAPAVSGD; from the coding sequence ATGACAGTTCACGAAGATAAGACTTTATTGTTGCTGAAGCCGCGTGGTTTTTGTGCCGGAGTTGTTCGGGCGATTGACATTGTGCGCATCGCGCTGGACCAGTTCGGCCCGCCGATCTATGTCCGCAAAGAGATCGTACACAACCGCTACGTGGTGGAAGAGCTCAAAGCCAAGGGCGCGATTTTCGTAGACGAAGTGTCGGAAGTGCCTGACGGCATGCGCTTGATCTATTCGGCCCACGGCGTTGCGCCCAGCGTCCGCGACGCCAGCAAGCTGCGCAACCTGAAAGTGATTGACGCCACCTGCCCGCTGGTGACCAAGGTCCACGTGGAAGCGGTGAAGTACGCCAAAGGCGGCTACAGCATCATTCTCATCGGCCATCATGATCATGATGAAGTGGTGGGCACGCTGGGTGAAGCGCCCGATGTGACGCAGGTGGTGGGCACGGCGGAAGAAGTCGCGGACCTGCAGGTCCCCGACCCTTCGCGCATCGCTTACATCACCCAGACCACGCTGAGCCTGGACGAAACCGAAGACGTGATTGCCGCGCTGCGCAAAAAGTTCCCGTTGATTGAAGGCCCGCACGCGCAAGACATCTGCTACGCCACGCAGAACCGCCAGACGGCGGTGAAAGACGTTGCCGATTCGGCCGACCTGCTGCTGGTGGTCGGTTCAGAAAACAGTTCCAACTCCAACCGGCTGGTGGAAGTTTCCACCAACCTGGGGACACCTTCTTACCTGATTGACACGGCGGACGACATCAAAGCGGAATGGCTGACCGGCGTAAGAACCGTGGCCCTGACCGCGGGCGCTTCCGCGCCGGAAGTGCTGGTGGAGCAAGCGGTGGATTTCCTGAAGCAAAAAGGTTTCACCAACATCCGCGAAGTGGAGGTCATGCCGGAAAACGTTCGCTTCGGCTTGCCGCCGGAGATCGTGGAGGCCATTGCGGCAGCTCCTGCCGTGAGTGGGGACTAG
- a CDS encoding type II toxin-antitoxin system RelE/ParE family toxin, whose translation MIKTFRCKDTERLHRRERVPRFLAIERVAQRKLRQLDSAVILADMASPPGNRLETLTADRQGQHSVRINDQWRLCFRWIEGDAYEVEIVDYH comes from the coding sequence GTGATCAAGACCTTTCGCTGCAAGGACACGGAACGTCTGCACAGGCGTGAGCGAGTCCCCCGTTTCCTGGCGATCGAACGCGTCGCACAAAGGAAATTGCGCCAACTGGACAGCGCCGTAATCCTGGCCGACATGGCGAGTCCGCCGGGAAATCGACTGGAAACGCTAACGGCCGACCGGCAAGGCCAGCATAGTGTACGCATCAACGACCAATGGCGGCTCTGTTTTCGCTGGATTGAAGGCGATGCCTATGAGGTCGAGATCGTTGATTATCATTAA
- a CDS encoding zinc-dependent dehydrogenase, whose product MQGRIPSTMQAAVYRGVNDVRLETVPVPEIGRGEVLVRVHTCGICGTDLKKIATGSHSAPRVFGHETAGQIVATGAGVENFKIGDRVMVFHHIPCGECYYCRHKVFAQCPVYKKVGATAGFEPSGGGFAEYVRAMDWIVRKGVVKIPDGVSYEQASFIEPVNTCMKAMEALRLQSGETVLVIGQGPIGIMLAVLAKRAGATVVTSDLYPQRLKMSEAFGLRHNVNASSADPMERVRELTDGRGADAVILATAGNSLVRPAIDAARPGGRVMLFAQTQRSEVAIDPSAVCVDEKTLLGSYSASVDLQDENVRLVFSGGVDFARLITHRFPLSEAVEALHLASHPGPESMKVVIQPGMEWAKI is encoded by the coding sequence ATGCAAGGAAGGATTCCTTCCACCATGCAGGCCGCTGTCTATCGCGGCGTGAATGATGTCCGTCTGGAAACCGTCCCGGTGCCGGAGATCGGACGCGGCGAAGTGCTGGTCCGCGTGCATACCTGCGGAATCTGCGGCACGGACTTGAAGAAGATTGCCACCGGGTCGCACTCCGCGCCGCGCGTCTTTGGGCATGAGACCGCCGGCCAGATTGTCGCCACCGGCGCAGGCGTGGAGAATTTCAAGATCGGCGACCGGGTGATGGTGTTCCATCACATCCCGTGCGGCGAGTGCTATTACTGCCGCCACAAAGTTTTCGCGCAGTGTCCGGTCTATAAGAAGGTAGGCGCCACGGCGGGTTTTGAGCCCAGCGGCGGCGGCTTTGCCGAGTACGTCAGGGCCATGGATTGGATCGTCCGCAAAGGCGTGGTGAAGATTCCTGACGGCGTTTCTTACGAGCAGGCGTCGTTCATTGAACCGGTCAACACCTGCATGAAGGCCATGGAAGCCCTGCGTTTGCAGAGCGGCGAAACCGTGCTGGTCATCGGGCAAGGCCCCATTGGGATCATGCTGGCGGTACTGGCCAAGCGGGCTGGTGCGACCGTGGTAACTTCCGATTTGTATCCCCAACGCCTTAAAATGAGTGAGGCGTTCGGATTACGGCACAACGTGAACGCGTCGTCGGCCGACCCCATGGAGCGGGTGCGGGAATTGACTGACGGCCGCGGCGCCGACGCGGTCATCCTGGCGACGGCAGGCAATAGCCTGGTTCGCCCGGCGATTGACGCCGCGCGGCCGGGCGGACGCGTGATGCTGTTTGCGCAGACGCAGCGCAGTGAAGTGGCCATTGATCCGTCGGCGGTTTGCGTGGACGAAAAGACGCTGCTGGGTTCCTACAGCGCGTCTGTGGACTTGCAGGACGAGAACGTACGGCTGGTGTTCAGCGGCGGAGTTGATTTTGCCCGGCTGATCACCCACCGCTTTCCGCTGAGCGAGGCGGTGGAGGCGCTGCATCTGGCGTCGCATCCTGGACCGGAGTCAATGAAGGTTGTGATCCAACCTGGAATGGAGTGGGCAAAGATTTGA
- the shc gene encoding squalene--hopene cyclase, with protein sequence MSTKSDGHPGQMLFGKIANMMERVAQGLSSACDHLFSLQHEDGYWCGELEADTTLESDYIAIHTLLGTGNRGRMVRAVPEIIRHQNADGGWPIYAGGPSNISASVKAYFALKLMGMSPDHPVLERARSRILSMGGVTECNTFTKIYLCFLGQYDWDAVPAIPPEIVLFPNWFWFNIYEISSWSRAILVPLSICYAKKPFKKLPAEMCIDEIFVGGRHGRHLHLRWTEKHITWRNFFLVLNTLVHFCERFHIRPLRKLALRKAEEWMLQRFEKSDGLGAIYPGILNSIIALKCLGYSNDDPQVIRALDEFEKLGIEEPGVAGKSEPTFRMQPCMSPVWDTAYAMFALGEAGVSRTDPRMVKSADWILSKEVRNKGDWSVKVPNVQPGGWYFEFNNEFYPDVDDSAMVLLGLNKVDNPRERYQHEVAQRAIDWIFAMQCKNGGWASFDKDNTRMVFQHIPFADHNAMLDPPTVDITGRVLEMLAIYGFTKDDPRVKKAINFILSEQEADGSWFGRWGVNYIYGTMLVLRSLQAMGVDHHEPYIQQGAEWLRMVQNADGGWGETCGSYDDPTTRGIGPSTPSQTAWAIMGLLAAGDTRSESVQRGILYLLETQGKDGSWAEDQYTGTGFPRVFYLAYHLYRDYFPLIALANYQREFAALEREGSVGYKRG encoded by the coding sequence ATGAGTACCAAGTCAGACGGGCATCCCGGGCAGATGCTCTTTGGAAAAATTGCGAACATGATGGAGCGCGTGGCGCAGGGCCTGAGCAGCGCATGCGATCACCTGTTTTCTCTGCAGCATGAAGACGGCTACTGGTGCGGCGAGTTGGAAGCCGATACCACGCTGGAATCGGATTACATCGCTATCCATACGCTGCTGGGGACCGGCAACCGCGGCAGGATGGTGCGCGCCGTGCCGGAGATCATCCGCCACCAGAACGCCGACGGCGGCTGGCCCATCTATGCCGGCGGTCCTTCGAATATCAGCGCGTCGGTGAAAGCCTACTTTGCATTGAAGCTGATGGGCATGTCGCCCGACCATCCTGTCCTGGAGCGCGCGCGCAGCCGTATCCTGTCCATGGGCGGGGTCACCGAGTGCAACACTTTCACCAAGATTTATCTGTGTTTCCTGGGCCAGTATGACTGGGACGCCGTGCCCGCGATTCCGCCGGAGATTGTGCTGTTCCCCAACTGGTTCTGGTTCAACATCTACGAGATTTCATCGTGGTCGCGGGCCATCCTGGTGCCGCTCTCCATCTGCTACGCCAAGAAGCCGTTCAAGAAGCTTCCAGCGGAGATGTGCATTGATGAAATTTTCGTCGGCGGACGCCACGGCCGGCACCTGCATCTGCGTTGGACGGAAAAGCACATCACCTGGCGAAACTTTTTCCTGGTGCTCAACACGCTGGTCCATTTCTGCGAGCGGTTCCATATTCGTCCGCTGCGTAAGCTGGCGCTGCGCAAAGCGGAAGAATGGATGCTGCAGCGCTTTGAGAAATCAGACGGTCTGGGCGCGATCTATCCGGGCATTCTGAATTCCATCATCGCGTTGAAGTGCCTGGGCTATTCCAACGACGACCCGCAGGTTATCCGCGCACTGGATGAATTCGAAAAGCTGGGCATTGAAGAGCCCGGCGTCGCCGGAAAATCCGAGCCAACGTTCCGCATGCAGCCGTGCATGTCCCCGGTGTGGGACACGGCCTACGCCATGTTCGCGCTGGGTGAAGCCGGCGTCTCACGCACGGACCCGCGCATGGTCAAGTCCGCCGACTGGATCCTGAGCAAAGAAGTCCGCAACAAAGGCGACTGGTCCGTGAAAGTGCCCAACGTCCAGCCCGGCGGCTGGTATTTTGAGTTCAACAACGAGTTCTACCCCGACGTGGACGATTCCGCCATGGTGCTGCTGGGCCTCAACAAGGTGGACAACCCGCGCGAGCGCTACCAGCATGAAGTCGCGCAACGGGCCATTGACTGGATCTTCGCCATGCAGTGCAAGAACGGCGGCTGGGCGTCGTTCGACAAAGACAACACGCGCATGGTCTTCCAGCACATTCCGTTCGCTGACCACAACGCCATGCTCGATCCGCCCACCGTGGACATCACCGGCCGCGTGTTGGAGATGCTGGCGATTTACGGCTTCACCAAGGACGATCCGCGGGTGAAGAAGGCCATCAACTTCATTTTGAGCGAGCAGGAAGCTGACGGGTCGTGGTTTGGCCGCTGGGGTGTGAATTACATTTACGGGACCATGCTGGTGCTGCGCAGCCTGCAAGCCATGGGCGTGGACCATCACGAGCCTTACATCCAGCAGGGCGCCGAGTGGCTGCGCATGGTGCAGAACGCTGACGGCGGGTGGGGCGAGACTTGCGGGTCGTATGACGATCCCACCACGCGCGGCATCGGCCCGAGCACGCCTTCGCAGACGGCGTGGGCCATCATGGGCCTGCTGGCCGCGGGCGATACCCGCAGCGAATCCGTGCAGCGCGGCATCCTGTACCTGCTGGAAACCCAGGGGAAAGACGGCTCCTGGGCGGAAGACCAGTACACCGGGACAGGCTTCCCGCGGGTGTTCTACCTGGCGTACCACTTGTATCGCGATTACTTCCCGCTGATTGCGCTGGCCAATTACCAGCGCGAATTTGCTGCGCTGGAGCGTGAGGGCAGCGTGGGGTACAAGCGGGGATAG